In Ancylomarina subtilis, the sequence TATAAACTTTTTTACCGTCTTTATGCTTGATGTGCATATTTCCATCTTCATCAATAATCTCAATTTTGATGATTTTTTGCTCGTCGTCTCCATTTTCGATAAACACGTTTCCATCATCTTCAGAAATGTTGCGTTTTATTTTTGAATGATCCGTTGAATCACAATTCAAAAATTCTTTGATGATTACCTTGTGTTTGCCGTGTGAATCCTTGTCGTCTGAAACCCATATAAAGTCTTCACCTTCTAAATCCTTAAGCAATGAGTCAGGAATATTTTTTGATTTGATAATTTTGATGATTTCTTTTTGGTCTCTGAAATCATGAATGATAGTGTCGAATTTTATAGATTTTCCATCTTTATTGATAAGAACCTTAACTTTGGCTTCTTTTATCGTTTTACGTTCTTGCGCATGGGTGCTGTGTGCACCGATGAAAATGAATCCCATTATTAAAAGTAGGAATGCTAATCGTTTCATAATTATTAAAATTTAGTTTTGATTAAATATCTACTTTCAAAATTAGGAAGACTCACATTTAAAAGGCGTTAAGCTTTGACTAAAAAGAGTTAAGGAAAACTTAAGGTTTGGTTGTTTCTTTTGGTATCGAGAATGAAAAGCATGAGCCTTTCCCTTTTTCACTTTCGACCCAGATCCTGCCTTTGTGTTTTTTTACAAATTCAAAACATAGAATTAAACCTAAGCCAGTTCCTGTTTCACCTTCTGTACCCTGAGCGCTGGTATTGACATCAATTGTAAATAGATCATCGATTATTTCTTGTGACATGCCGACACCATTATCACGTATTTTTATGACTATTTCAGTTTCATTTTCGTTAGCTTCAATAGAGATGATACCTACTCTGGGAGTAAATTTTACAGCATTGGAGAGTAAGTTGCGTACAATGGTTCTAATCATGTTTGGATCAGCAAATGCAGTTATGTTTTTATTGATATCATGTTTAAAACGGATCTGTTTTGATTCAGCAATACTTTCAATAATTTGGATCGGGTTTTTTAATTCCCGATTAAGATTGATGAGGTTTGGATTGTATTTGATAGCCCCTGTTTGAGTGCGCGACCATTCGAGTAGGTTTACCAATAATTCGAAACCTTGTTTTGAAGATGTTTCTATAATACTTGCAAGTTCTTTTGCTTCTTCTTTATCGTTTGAATCAATTGCGTCGACAAGAAAAGAACTCAGTGTGATTAGTGCATTAAAAGGGTTACGTAGGTCATGGGCAATGATGGAGAAGAATTTGTCTTTAGTGCTGTTTAAGGCTCTCATCTTTTGTTCACTTAGCTGCAATTCATCCAGACTTTTTAGGTGTTTTTCAAGTAGCTTGTTTGTTGAGCTTGACAGTCGTTTTAATTCATTAAGATTAAACTTGTCTTCTTTGAGCATTTGGTGTTTGGAAATGGCTGTTTCGAATTCGGAAATAAAACTGTTGAAATTGTATCTGATTCTTTTGTTTATATATTGGCTGATGATAAAAAATAATACCGAAGCACCCAGCATGGTTAGTAGGAGATAGGTGACTCTTTTGAACGAATCTTTTATGAGTTCTTTTTCTTTTTGAGCGATTGCCATATCTATTGTTGCGGTACTCGATGAGGCACCAATCATCCATTCCCATTGGTTATAGCCTTTTACATAGCTAACCCGTGGCGTGTACTCCCCTGTGTTTTCATCAAGCCAGGAGTATCTGAGAAAATCTCCATCTGTATTTTTTGCAATATCGAGTTCTTTCTCAAATATATTAAAGCCTTTGTTATCCGTAATGTTTTTAATGTTTGAACCATTTTTGTATTGGTCAGAGTTGATTATAAGGGCTTTGCCATCATAGTCGTTTATGAATAATTGCCACTCTTTAGGATCATAAGAATGGCGAAACCATTCCAGTGTTTCTTGTTTAAGATCTTCTTTGAAATCATCCTGATATTCACCCAATCCTAAAAACCAATTGTAAGGTTCAAAACGTTTTAGAAATGCTCTCTTCAGGTGGGATACGCCATTGTCAGAATTCGGTTTAGTCCACAAATAATTGATATATCCCTATTTGTTGTTGCGCATTAATTTGATTTCATCCTGAATGACATACTTGCCAGATATATCTTTAATATCAGTCAATAAATGCCCTTCTTTTTCGGGGGTGATGGGATGCATTTGAGTGTAGCCATCCATATTGATGATATAAATATAGCCCCGACCATTAAAATAACGTAGAGGTCTTAAGGTTTCTATTATTAGGGTCTTAATCTCCTGTTCAGATTTTGAATTTTTAAATCGATTGTAAATACCATAGGCTAATTTCCACGCATTTTGTATTTGCATAGAGAGTTCTTTGTTTAATCTTTCTTCAACTTTCGAATTGTTATAGTTGATATAGGAAATTGCATTATCGACAGAATGTTTTAGGAATTGTTTTTTTTCATTTTCAATGGCTTCTCGGGATCTCAGAACATCTTTTTTGTGAGCTTGATAGTCGACAATAATAACCAGGCTTCCAAAGCCAAAACTTAAGAAAAGTAAAATGAGTATGTTGTAATTGCGAAATAAACGAGGAATGTCAATTAGTCGAGATTTCATATGAAGTGTTTTTGTTCATAAGAACAAGTTACGTTAATTAAAGAATAAAAAAAACCCTTCGGATAATCGAAGGGTTTAAGTATATCTGTTGTAAGATAAGATTGTTTTAATCCAGCTTTAGTACTGCCAGGAAGGCTTTTTGTGGAACTTCCACATTACCGACTTGTTTCATCTTTTTCTTTCCTTTCTTTTGCTTTTCAAGCAGCTTACGTTTACGAGTGATATCACCACCATAACATTTTGCAGTTACATCCTTACGAACGGCTTTAACGGTCTCTCTGGAGATGATTTTAGCACCAATGGCACCTTGAATAGCAATGTCGAATTGCTGACGTGGGATAAGCTCTTTCAGCTTCTCACACATTCTACGTCCAAATGATTGTGCATTGTCAAAGTGAATCAAAGTAGATAGGGCATCAACACCTTCCCCATTTAAAAGGATATCTAATTTAACCAGCTTGGCTGCTTTAAAACCAATTTGGAAATAATCGAATGAGGCGTATCCTTTTGATATACTTTTAAGTTTATCGTAGAAATCGAATACAATTTCACCCAGAGGCATCTCGTAGGTTAATTCGACACGATCACTCGTTAAATATTGTTGATTGGTCATCATACCACGCTTAGATAAGCAAAGGGTCATTAATGAACCAACAAATTCTGATTTTGTAATGATTTGTGCTTTAATATAAGGTTCCTCAATAAAATCAAGCGAGTTAGGATCCGGCATATCCGATGGGTTATGCATCTCGAAAACATCACCTTTTTTAGTATGAGCAATATAGGATACGTTGGGTACGGTTGTAATCACATTCATGCCAAATTCACGGTCCAAACGTTCCTGAATAATCTCCATATGAAGCAGACCAAGGAAACCACAACGGAAACCAAAACCAAGTGCTAATGATGATTCAGGCTCAAATGTAAGCGAAGCATCATTTAGTTTTAATTTTTCCATTGAAGCACGCAAATCTTCGTAGTCTTCACTATCGATTGGATAAACTCCTGCGAAGACCATTGGCTTTACTTCTTCAAAACCATCAATTCCTTCTATACATGGATTCTCCTTATGTGTAATAGTATCACCAACTTTAACTTCGGTAGACGTTTTAATACCAGAAATGATATAACCAACATCACCCGTTTTAAGAACTTTTCTTGGTTCACGTTCAAGTCTTAAGACACCAATTTCATCAGCGTAATAATCTTTTTCAGTATTTAAGAATTTAACGAGATCTCCTTTTTTAATCTCACCATTCA encodes:
- a CDS encoding HAMP domain-containing sensor histidine kinase, encoding MAIAQKEKELIKDSFKRVTYLLLTMLGASVLFFIISQYINKRIRYNFNSFISEFETAISKHQMLKEDKFNLNELKRLSSSTNKLLEKHLKSLDELQLSEQKMRALNSTKDKFFSIIAHDLRNPFNALITLSSFLVDAIDSNDKEEAKELASIIETSSKQGFELLVNLLEWSRTQTGAIKYNPNLINLNRELKNPIQIIESIAESKQIRFKHDINKNITAFADPNMIRTIVRNLLSNAVKFTPRVGIISIEANENETEIVIKIRDNGVGMSQEIIDDLFTIDVNTSAQGTEGETGTGLGLILCFEFVKKHKGRIWVESEKGKGSCFSFSIPKETTKP
- the lepA gene encoding translation elongation factor 4; amino-acid sequence: MKNIRNFCIIAHIDHGKSTLADRLLQETETVGERQRQAQVLDDMDLERERGITIKSHAIQMDYTGKDGEKYVLNLIDTPGHVDFSYEVSRSIAACEGALLIVDSTQGIQAQTISNLYLAIENDLEIIPVLNKIDLPNSNPEEVKDQIVDLIGCDRDEILAASGKTGEGVPDILEAIVDRVPCPVGDPKAPLQALVFDSEFNSFRGIITYIRIMNGEIKKGDLVKFLNTEKDYYADEIGVLRLEREPRKVLKTGDVGYIISGIKTSTEVKVGDTITHKENPCIEGIDGFEEVKPMVFAGVYPIDSEDYEDLRASMEKLKLNDASLTFEPESSLALGFGFRCGFLGLLHMEIIQERLDREFGMNVITTVPNVSYIAHTKKGDVFEMHNPSDMPDPNSLDFIEEPYIKAQIITKSEFVGSLMTLCLSKRGMMTNQQYLTSDRVELTYEMPLGEIVFDFYDKLKSISKGYASFDYFQIGFKAAKLVKLDILLNGEGVDALSTLIHFDNAQSFGRRMCEKLKELIPRQQFDIAIQGAIGAKIISRETVKAVRKDVTAKCYGGDITRKRKLLEKQKKGKKKMKQVGNVEVPQKAFLAVLKLD